A stretch of Oncorhynchus masou masou isolate Uvic2021 unplaced genomic scaffold, UVic_Omas_1.1 unplaced_scaffold_4768, whole genome shotgun sequence DNA encodes these proteins:
- the LOC135535309 gene encoding TBC1 domain family member 31-like codes for MRRLDQEDAARDRHYHHLAGLHRETLTKEQQLVNIMEDVEGQRWEEVVSQKAQLEEQRQAAAAAEANRRVFLSQEEEENEQHRDNLRRSQDHSLTGQQWEMRARSPCSTSGMLHNPVASPGPHQSQQHHSPNNICLNNQSTSDDSTCFSLDRGRGSWTAERGS; via the exons ATGAGGCGTCTAGACCAGGAGGATGCAGCCCGGGACAGACACTACCACCATCTGGCTGGACTACACAGAGAGACCCTCACCAAGGAGCAGCAGCTAGTTAATATCATGGAGGACGTAGAGGGCCAGAGG TGGGAGGAGGTGGTGTCTCAGAAGGCCCAGCTAGAGGAGCAGAGGCAGGCTGCAGCCGCAGCCGAGGCCAACAGGAGAGTCTTCCTCagccaggaggaagaggagaacgagCAGCACAGAGACAACCTCCGCAGGAGCCAGGACCACTCACTCA CAGGTCAACAGTGGGAGATGAGAGCCAGGTCTCCGTGCTCCACTAGTGGCATGCTTCACAATCCTGTTGCTTCTCCTGGTCCTCATCAGTCTCAACAACATCACAGTCCCAACAACATCTGTCTAAACAACCAGTCCACCTCAGACGACTCCACttgct TCTCTCTGGACCGGGGTCGAGGGAGCTggactgcagagagagggagttga